A single window of Sneathiella limimaris DNA harbors:
- a CDS encoding MBL fold metallo-hydrolase, translating to MVLRLCNAGLFKLALSGVILFFLTGCSGEFRKFWEDSIYATYEIKPSYQGATARFLGVSSFLIKDNDTTIMIDGYLSRPDQYLYRPISPNNVQIETMLCALAVKMNAGCSDNKSNKDNLDAVFAMHGHFDHALDSPLIACLTGATLVGGPVLLEIADRTKRFFPSICQQISHEYLDENLSEYSFDYDPISVTLIKVKHSENIASKLLENASYDPDWAFPAKITQMKEGISVAAHLKLRQGSILIVPTAGEINQEFHDKRFEADTIFLGIGALGFECEEKAKKYWNNTVVASKAKWVIPIHWDSLSGPLDPESAVLDIPYYERLDRVLQWFQKFAADDPDVTVRPVPIFKSFDPFFSRLDQ from the coding sequence ATGGTTTTGAGGTTGTGTAATGCAGGGTTATTTAAATTAGCCTTATCTGGTGTCATACTATTTTTTTTAACGGGCTGCAGCGGAGAGTTCCGTAAATTCTGGGAAGATTCAATCTATGCAACGTACGAAATCAAGCCATCTTATCAAGGGGCCACAGCCCGTTTTTTAGGGGTTTCAAGCTTTCTCATCAAAGATAACGATACGACAATAATGATAGATGGTTATTTAAGCCGCCCTGACCAATATTTATACCGCCCAATTTCCCCAAATAATGTACAGATTGAAACGATGCTATGCGCGCTAGCTGTAAAGATGAATGCTGGGTGCTCTGACAATAAATCGAACAAAGATAACCTTGATGCAGTTTTTGCAATGCATGGTCATTTTGATCATGCGCTTGATAGTCCATTAATCGCTTGCTTGACAGGCGCAACCCTAGTTGGTGGTCCAGTTCTCTTAGAAATAGCAGATCGAACAAAACGCTTTTTTCCAAGCATTTGCCAACAAATTTCTCATGAGTATTTGGATGAAAATTTATCAGAATATTCTTTTGATTATGATCCAATTTCAGTGACATTGATAAAGGTCAAACATTCGGAGAATATCGCCTCTAAGTTACTAGAAAACGCTTCCTATGATCCAGACTGGGCATTTCCTGCGAAGATTACCCAAATGAAAGAAGGGATTAGCGTGGCAGCACATTTGAAGTTGAGACAGGGTTCTATATTGATAGTGCCAACGGCAGGTGAAATTAACCAAGAATTTCATGATAAACGTTTTGAAGCGGACACAATTTTTTTAGGAATTGGCGCATTAGGGTTTGAATGTGAAGAGAAAGCCAAAAAATATTGGAACAATACAGTTGTTGCCAGCAAAGCTAAATGGGTTATCCCAATTCACTGGGACTCACTGTCGGGCCCTCTTGATCCAGAGTCTGCTGTTTTGGATATTCCCTACTACGAGCGGTTAGATCGAGTACTGCAATGGTTCCAAAAGTTTGCGGCAGATGACC
- a CDS encoding DMT family transporter, with product MTQNATLAASFPHLALSGSSVMLGMSFVAIRIIMDQHSVPATLGFLRYGLAVLMLLPLLFYVRRPIPPLKISLAFCCLGIMQFGFFHLFVNTALEEIPASRGAVIFSLIPIMTMLIAAMVGRDRLTPVNLFAAILSIIGVSLAIGEKAFQDQPGSHSWTGEILFFMAVCCGATYNAFSSSLLKVHSIVHSTIIGMTAGSTFILLFSFSEGFPAVTQTFSAEDWLWILYLAGPAAALSLFLFNWGLQQLSPSKAAIYVPLAPVAASMFGAVLLGEELSRLFLIGLTLAIAGPILTNWKAKQKIK from the coding sequence TTGACTCAAAACGCCACTCTCGCTGCAAGTTTTCCACATTTAGCCTTAAGTGGGTCCTCTGTGATGTTGGGAATGTCTTTTGTCGCGATCCGGATCATTATGGATCAGCATTCGGTTCCTGCCACTTTAGGGTTCTTGAGATACGGCCTCGCGGTCCTAATGCTACTCCCTTTGCTTTTCTATGTCAGACGCCCTATTCCACCCCTTAAAATTAGTCTTGCGTTTTGCTGCCTGGGGATCATGCAATTCGGCTTTTTCCATCTCTTTGTAAATACAGCCTTGGAAGAAATACCCGCCTCACGCGGCGCAGTCATCTTCTCACTCATTCCCATCATGACGATGCTCATAGCAGCAATGGTTGGACGAGATAGATTAACCCCCGTCAACCTGTTTGCAGCTATCCTCTCAATCATCGGCGTATCATTAGCGATTGGCGAAAAGGCGTTTCAGGACCAGCCTGGTTCCCATAGCTGGACCGGGGAAATCCTTTTCTTCATGGCTGTCTGTTGCGGGGCGACTTACAACGCGTTTTCGTCCAGCCTGCTTAAAGTCCACTCAATCGTTCATTCGACGATTATTGGAATGACTGCGGGCTCTACCTTTATTCTCCTCTTTTCTTTTTCTGAGGGTTTTCCGGCGGTTACACAGACTTTCTCAGCTGAAGACTGGCTCTGGATCTTATATCTCGCAGGCCCCGCTGCCGCGTTAAGCCTTTTTCTCTTTAACTGGGGATTACAACAGCTCAGCCCCTCAAAAGCAGCGATTTATGTTCCACTAGCACCGGTCGCAGCGAGCATGTTTGGAGCTGTTTTATTAGGTGAAGAACTTTCCCGGTTGTTTCTCATCGGATTAACATTGGCAATTGCAGGACCCATCCTGACAAACTGGAAAGCAAAACAGAAAATAAAATAA
- a CDS encoding TauD/TfdA family dioxygenase yields the protein MIISVQNMEAPCGAKITGVDFSNPVSSEDLKQIRKAWMDHHVLVFPDQKLTNDDLVRFAEYFGPIGDDPFIEPIDGHEKIAAIHRRADETGRIFADNWHSDWSFMPVPPAGTCLYGIVIPPHGGDTFFSNQHLAYEKLPSNMKEKLLHLNAVHSARTAYARDGAYAKDNGAMRITVSDEAKKIQLHSIARNHPESGKIGLFGGSYVVDFDGLSHEEARELAAELRDWQDREEFVYQHKWEPDMLVLWDNRSVLHRASGGYEGYERRLHRLTIADNPDYYSDG from the coding sequence GTGATAATTTCAGTCCAAAATATGGAGGCGCCTTGCGGTGCAAAAATTACAGGTGTGGATTTTTCTAACCCTGTTAGTTCTGAAGACCTAAAACAAATTCGCAAGGCATGGATGGATCATCACGTTCTGGTATTTCCAGATCAAAAACTAACAAATGATGATTTAGTGCGTTTTGCTGAGTATTTTGGCCCTATCGGAGACGATCCATTCATCGAACCGATTGATGGACATGAGAAAATAGCAGCCATCCATCGCCGAGCGGATGAAACCGGTCGAATATTTGCAGATAACTGGCATTCTGATTGGAGCTTTATGCCTGTCCCTCCTGCAGGCACCTGTCTATATGGAATTGTGATACCACCGCACGGGGGTGACACATTTTTTTCAAACCAACATTTAGCGTACGAAAAGCTGCCCTCAAACATGAAAGAAAAACTACTGCACCTGAATGCTGTGCATTCTGCGCGAACCGCTTATGCTCGGGATGGGGCCTATGCCAAAGATAACGGGGCCATGCGGATAACAGTTTCAGATGAAGCAAAAAAAATCCAGCTCCACTCCATTGCCCGTAATCACCCAGAAAGCGGAAAAATTGGCCTTTTTGGTGGAAGTTATGTGGTAGACTTTGACGGCCTGTCCCACGAAGAGGCACGTGAACTCGCTGCAGAGTTAAGGGATTGGCAGGACCGTGAAGAATTTGTTTATCAACACAAATGGGAGCCAGATATGCTGGTACTCTGGGATAACCGATCTGTCCTGCATAGAGCATCCGGCGGATACGAAGGATACGAGCGTCGCCTTCACCGTCTCACAATTGCAGATAACCCCGACTATTATAGCGACGGATAA
- a CDS encoding TetR/AcrR family transcriptional regulator, giving the protein MKETRKNTERRADSNQKLIQAAMELFAEKGYQRTTLVQIGQRAGFTGTLVSNRFGSKERILRAVLAHILNRFENRNLETSSLAKNAESRLSQFIEMYLRDVAEQGPRIRALYVLMGEATGALPEIADEIVKVNIVFREEVGRIIKADMGTGIVRVGIDVELATTLIVGLLRGISMQFLAEPERLGIDHLIEQAQKAAHKILCC; this is encoded by the coding sequence ATGAAGGAAACCCGAAAAAACACTGAAAGACGAGCCGATTCCAATCAGAAGCTTATTCAAGCGGCTATGGAACTTTTCGCAGAAAAAGGGTACCAGCGAACGACCCTTGTTCAAATTGGTCAAAGAGCTGGATTTACGGGTACATTGGTCAGCAACCGCTTCGGAAGCAAGGAGCGGATATTGCGCGCCGTACTGGCGCATATTCTAAACCGATTTGAAAATCGTAATCTTGAAACTTCAAGCCTTGCGAAAAATGCGGAGAGTAGACTCTCACAGTTTATCGAGATGTATCTCCGTGATGTTGCCGAGCAGGGGCCAAGAATACGGGCCCTCTATGTGCTGATGGGAGAGGCCACGGGTGCACTGCCTGAAATTGCAGACGAAATTGTAAAGGTGAATATTGTTTTTCGAGAAGAGGTTGGGCGAATAATTAAGGCGGATATGGGTACAGGAATTGTTAGGGTAGGGATTGATGTTGAGCTGGCCACAACCCTGATCGTAGGACTTTTACGGGGCATTTCCATGCAGTTTTTGGCTGAGCCTGAGAGGTTAGGTATAGACCATCTAATCGAACAGGCACAAAAGGCGGCTCACAAGATATTATGTTGCTGA
- a CDS encoding HTTM domain-containing protein: MAVRATEILMGWAFLQQSFEHLWSKSWERYLYLLRAILSLCLLIGVATNWVCLGLFLLGLVSLYRFQGPFNGGSDRMSYLILTCLTLTKFLPNPVWQEIAFGYLALQLVLSYFISGWVKVVNPEWRCGRALADVFAYSAYPVSETLRGWRKKPTLLLCMSWAVIGFELAFPFTLIAKEALYVGLGIAALFHLVNAFLFGLNRFFWIWISAYPSILWLQGRIFAGGLFF; this comes from the coding sequence ATGGCAGTGCGTGCCACAGAGATCTTAATGGGCTGGGCTTTCTTGCAGCAAAGTTTTGAGCATTTGTGGAGTAAGAGTTGGGAGAGATATTTATACCTTCTGCGCGCAATACTCTCTTTATGCCTGTTAATTGGTGTTGCAACAAATTGGGTGTGCTTGGGACTTTTTCTTCTTGGACTAGTTAGCCTCTATCGGTTTCAGGGCCCATTTAACGGCGGCAGCGATCGAATGAGTTACTTGATCCTAACATGCCTCACCCTTACAAAATTTCTACCCAATCCGGTTTGGCAAGAGATTGCGTTTGGGTACTTAGCCCTGCAATTGGTGCTCTCCTATTTCATTTCTGGTTGGGTAAAGGTTGTCAATCCGGAATGGCGATGCGGAAGAGCGCTTGCGGATGTTTTTGCCTATTCGGCATATCCGGTGAGTGAGACATTGAGAGGCTGGCGCAAAAAGCCAACGCTACTATTATGTATGTCATGGGCTGTAATTGGATTTGAGCTTGCGTTTCCATTCACGTTGATTGCTAAGGAGGCTTTGTATGTTGGTTTGGGTATTGCGGCGTTGTTTCATCTTGTAAATGCATTTCTATTTGGCCTAAACCGCTTCTTCTGGATTTGGATTTCTGCCTATCCCTCAATTCTGTGGCTTCAGGGTCGTATTTTCGCCGGCGGTTTATTTTTTTAA
- a CDS encoding cache domain-containing protein, with translation MRKILAPVLILFSIVTAFSAQAEDKKAIAENLVKAAIAHYKEVGQEKAFADFSVKGGEYNHGEYYVFIQSSASDEMVFHGANDKLVGRNLMGLKDPTGKEFVKEYAESTKANGSAWTTYQWVHPQTKKIAPKEAYTEMHNDLIFGVGYYK, from the coding sequence ATGCGCAAAATTTTAGCCCCCGTTCTCATCTTATTTTCAATCGTAACTGCATTCTCAGCACAGGCTGAAGATAAGAAAGCGATTGCCGAAAACCTCGTGAAGGCAGCAATTGCTCATTACAAGGAAGTTGGTCAGGAAAAGGCTTTTGCTGACTTTTCAGTCAAGGGCGGTGAGTACAACCACGGTGAATACTATGTGTTCATTCAGAGCTCAGCTTCCGACGAAATGGTATTTCACGGCGCAAACGACAAACTCGTTGGCCGCAACCTAATGGGCCTGAAAGACCCAACCGGCAAAGAGTTCGTTAAAGAATATGCTGAAAGCACAAAAGCAAACGGTAGTGCTTGGACAACATATCAGTGGGTTCACCCACAGACCAAAAAGATTGCTCCTAAAGAAGCTTACACAGAAATGCATAATGATCTGATCTTTGGTGTAGGTTACTATAAATAA
- a CDS encoding cache domain-containing protein encodes MKKILTPILVVFALITAVSAQADDRKAKAENLVKAAIAHYQKVGEQQAYADFSKPNTEFFQGEFYLFVMKASDGSHVFHAVNPKLVGKNLTGLKDTNGDLFVKALWENAVANGSTWTSYQWVHPETKKIAPKVVYSEKAGDLVFSTGYYE; translated from the coding sequence ATGAAGAAAATTTTGACCCCCATTCTCGTCGTCTTCGCGCTTATTACTGCAGTTTCAGCACAAGCTGATGACCGCAAAGCAAAAGCTGAAAATCTGGTGAAAGCCGCTATTGCTCACTACCAAAAAGTGGGTGAACAGCAGGCATACGCAGACTTTTCAAAGCCAAACACCGAATTTTTCCAGGGTGAGTTCTATCTCTTTGTTATGAAAGCATCAGATGGCTCTCATGTTTTCCATGCAGTGAATCCAAAACTGGTTGGGAAAAACCTGACTGGCCTCAAAGATACAAACGGTGATTTGTTTGTAAAAGCCCTTTGGGAAAATGCTGTTGCAAACGGCAGCACCTGGACATCATACCAATGGGTTCACCCAGAGACTAAGAAAATCGCACCAAAAGTCGTTTATTCAGAAAAAGCCGGAGACCTGGTTTTTTCAACTGGATACTACGAATAA
- a CDS encoding VOC family protein produces the protein MSNSATPFIRFRQICLASLSLDPVEAHIEAILGVPPCHRSNLEQFGLENTMFAVGGSFIEIVAPTQEHTAAHRFIERTQGIGGYMAIFDCEEVNRLKQNALHQNIGIIYERSDAKADLLQLNPRDTGVTLLEFDRHQNGEERLGAYEWAGENWKSAFNPRVDIIDLSFACHKPQHIAQSWGKLMDKSPDRENNICLDHGRLRFVQQANDRPDYFAGITLAADDPDLYLSRAKKIGLRVEDNCFDLAGVQWSWRKAS, from the coding sequence ATGAGCAATTCCGCAACGCCCTTCATTCGCTTTCGGCAGATATGTCTGGCATCCCTCTCCCTAGATCCAGTGGAAGCTCACATAGAAGCCATTCTTGGCGTTCCGCCCTGCCACCGATCAAACCTTGAGCAATTTGGACTTGAAAACACCATGTTTGCGGTTGGAGGCAGTTTCATTGAAATCGTTGCGCCAACCCAAGAGCACACTGCCGCTCACCGATTTATTGAACGAACACAGGGTATTGGGGGATATATGGCCATTTTTGATTGTGAAGAAGTCAACCGGTTGAAACAAAACGCTCTTCACCAAAATATTGGTATTATCTATGAAAGATCTGACGCTAAGGCCGATCTCCTTCAGCTCAATCCGAGAGATACAGGCGTTACCTTACTGGAATTTGATAGACACCAGAATGGCGAGGAGAGGCTTGGTGCTTACGAATGGGCGGGAGAGAACTGGAAATCAGCTTTCAATCCCAGAGTAGACATTATCGATCTTTCGTTTGCCTGCCACAAGCCCCAGCATATTGCACAAAGCTGGGGTAAGTTAATGGACAAATCCCCAGACCGAGAGAATAATATCTGTCTCGATCACGGCCGGCTGCGCTTTGTCCAACAAGCCAATGATAGACCCGATTACTTTGCGGGAATTACCCTGGCAGCAGATGACCCAGATCTCTACCTTTCGAGAGCAAAGAAAATTGGCCTCAGAGTTGAGGATAATTGTTTTGATCTTGCAGGTGTTCAATGGAGCTGGCGCAAAGCAAGTTAA
- a CDS encoding 2-hydroxychromene-2-carboxylate isomerase — translation MAVTAELHIDVASPNIYFCHKLIPGIEEQTGVTFKYIPVLLGGIFKLTNNQAPFLTYQNVKGKNEYMRLEMQRFVRDHAMNDFRMNSHFPVNTVMAMRGAIVADMEGFVKEYFDAVLKDMWEKSLKMDDPEVFKQALVDHGFDADHILNRIQEEDVKQQLIANTAATVERGTFGCPTLFVGDEIFFGKDSLPAVEQEILRQQGQL, via the coding sequence ATGGCCGTCACCGCAGAACTTCACATAGATGTTGCAAGTCCCAACATCTATTTTTGCCACAAACTCATTCCAGGAATTGAGGAACAAACTGGCGTTACCTTTAAATATATTCCTGTCTTGCTTGGTGGGATCTTCAAGCTAACTAATAATCAGGCTCCTTTCCTTACCTACCAAAACGTTAAGGGTAAGAACGAATATATGCGCCTCGAAATGCAGCGTTTTGTTCGCGATCACGCAATGAATGACTTTCGCATGAACAGCCATTTCCCCGTAAACACAGTTATGGCGATGCGCGGTGCCATCGTCGCCGACATGGAAGGCTTTGTGAAAGAGTATTTCGATGCCGTATTGAAAGACATGTGGGAAAAGTCCTTGAAAATGGACGACCCAGAAGTTTTTAAACAGGCTTTAGTGGATCACGGATTTGACGCAGACCATATCCTCAACCGGATTCAAGAAGAAGATGTCAAACAACAATTGATAGCAAACACAGCCGCAACTGTTGAAAGAGGGACATTTGGCTGCCCAACTCTGTTTGTGGGAGATGAAATATTCTTTGGTAAAGATAGCCTACCGGCGGTCGAACAGGAAATTCTCCGCCAGCAAGGTCAATTATGA
- a CDS encoding SDR family oxidoreductase — protein sequence MTKNTKKVALVIGAGDATGGAIAKRFAKEGYVAACVRRNKDKLAPLIEEISKLGGTAEAFGCDARKEEQVQSLIEEIETSIGPIEAFIYNIGANVPSSILEETSRKFFKIWEMGCFSAFLTAREAALRMVKRERGTILFTGATASLRGGANFAAFSGSKHALRALAQSMARELAPKGIHVGHVIIDGAIDTDFIRTNFPDRYALKEQDGILNPDHIADNYWHLHCQPKDAWTFELDLRPWIEKW from the coding sequence ATGACAAAAAACACTAAAAAAGTTGCCCTTGTTATCGGTGCAGGAGATGCGACCGGTGGTGCGATTGCAAAACGCTTTGCCAAAGAAGGATATGTTGCGGCTTGCGTGCGCCGCAATAAAGACAAACTGGCGCCATTGATTGAGGAAATTTCTAAGCTTGGAGGTACTGCTGAAGCGTTTGGGTGCGATGCAAGAAAAGAAGAACAAGTTCAAAGTTTGATCGAAGAGATTGAGACATCAATAGGCCCGATTGAAGCCTTTATCTACAACATTGGAGCCAACGTTCCCTCAAGCATCCTCGAAGAAACATCCCGCAAATTTTTCAAGATCTGGGAAATGGGTTGCTTTTCAGCCTTTCTAACAGCCCGAGAAGCTGCCCTTCGAATGGTAAAACGTGAACGCGGAACTATTCTCTTTACGGGTGCGACCGCCAGTCTTAGAGGCGGCGCTAACTTTGCCGCCTTCTCTGGCTCCAAGCATGCACTTCGAGCCCTGGCACAATCCATGGCAAGAGAACTTGCTCCAAAAGGTATTCATGTTGGACATGTCATTATAGATGGGGCCATCGATACAGATTTTATTCGTACCAATTTTCCAGACCGCTACGCATTAAAAGAACAAGATGGCATTCTCAACCCAGACCACATTGCAGACAACTACTGGCATTTACACTGCCAACCGAAAGATGCCTGGACGTTTGAGCTTGATCTGAGACCCTGGATTGAGAAATGGTAG
- a CDS encoding phosphatase PAP2 family protein: MLEEILRIDILALQAFAEIRNPVFDGVFWVATELGHESFLMLFGAIGFWFVDKDVFRRALLMLLIAALLNSVLKEFFALPRPIVTALYEAEGYSFPSGHSQTAAAFWGWIAFEYRKRRILPGLLIGLAGLVALSRPYLGVHHFHDVAGGLILGFLQVGIFSLLLKGPNSQVTPLKWSLAIGIGLLISVTSAVYFEHPDMKKLATVLSALIASWLVGVLLEQKFVNFTPPKAWPDRILTLLVGFIILILLWRGLKPAFQLIGFEGYVADYLRYLVTGLWFAVGLPHVSMRYLRRSTPSLKT; this comes from the coding sequence ATGCTTGAGGAAATTCTCAGGATAGACATTCTAGCTCTCCAGGCTTTTGCAGAGATCCGAAATCCTGTCTTTGATGGTGTCTTCTGGGTTGCAACAGAACTTGGACATGAGTCGTTCCTCATGCTCTTCGGCGCTATCGGTTTCTGGTTTGTGGACAAGGATGTGTTCAGGCGTGCTTTACTCATGCTGCTTATCGCTGCGCTTCTAAACTCTGTTCTCAAGGAATTTTTTGCACTTCCCCGACCGATCGTCACAGCACTTTACGAAGCAGAGGGCTATAGTTTCCCGTCAGGACATTCACAAACAGCTGCGGCTTTTTGGGGCTGGATCGCATTTGAATATCGAAAAAGACGTATATTGCCGGGCTTACTCATCGGACTTGCCGGACTAGTTGCATTAAGCCGGCCTTATCTCGGGGTACATCACTTTCACGATGTTGCTGGTGGACTGATCCTAGGTTTCTTGCAAGTTGGTATATTCAGCCTCTTACTCAAAGGTCCAAATTCCCAAGTAACACCGCTTAAATGGAGTCTGGCAATTGGTATCGGCCTCTTGATATCAGTGACCTCCGCCGTCTATTTTGAACATCCAGACATGAAGAAACTTGCAACTGTTTTGTCTGCTTTGATTGCGAGTTGGCTGGTGGGCGTTTTGTTAGAACAAAAATTTGTAAACTTCACACCACCGAAAGCCTGGCCCGACCGGATCTTAACACTCTTGGTCGGTTTCATAATCTTGATCCTACTTTGGCGTGGTCTTAAGCCCGCATTCCAACTCATCGGGTTCGAAGGATATGTAGCTGATTACCTCCGATATTTGGTTACGGGCCTCTGGTTCGCAGTGGGCTTACCCCATGTCTCTATGAGATATTTGCGAAGATCCACCCCCTCACTGAAAACCTAG
- a CDS encoding TetR/AcrR family transcriptional regulator, whose amino-acid sequence MDICPYNSKTDTCPHNNYKAEVISVTRKDARQNRQIIMEAFHKATRVDQAHLPTMSDIVKISGLGRGTVYRHFPDPGALAFSFISTGYEVLFARTRDNLKAANTRQQTREALEDHLYRYRAFNVDNLTLLTIPDVVTSEGCDLALTSQRQSVRRAIRDMAGIGKTSPSLLETAVDLISRTGDPLHLKYVGLKQQSPDPLAKPAVEFALSLADQIADQLTLEKEASNA is encoded by the coding sequence ATGGACATATGTCCGTATAATTCAAAAACGGACACATGTCCACATAACAATTACAAAGCGGAAGTGATTTCTGTGACTCGAAAAGATGCCCGGCAAAATAGACAGATCATTATGGAGGCTTTTCACAAAGCCACACGAGTAGATCAAGCACATCTGCCAACCATGTCAGATATTGTCAAAATCTCTGGTTTGGGGCGCGGAACTGTATACCGGCATTTTCCGGATCCCGGTGCCCTTGCTTTCTCTTTTATCAGTACCGGATATGAAGTTCTCTTCGCCCGGACAAGAGACAACTTAAAAGCCGCTAATACACGCCAGCAAACAAGAGAGGCCCTAGAGGATCACCTTTATCGATATCGTGCGTTTAACGTTGATAACCTGACCTTATTGACCATACCTGATGTAGTGACTTCAGAAGGTTGTGACCTGGCCCTCACAAGCCAACGGCAATCTGTCCGGCGTGCAATTCGAGATATGGCTGGAATTGGAAAAACTTCGCCTTCCCTTTTGGAAACTGCAGTTGACCTCATCTCAAGAACGGGGGACCCCCTTCACCTTAAATATGTTGGTCTTAAGCAGCAAAGCCCAGATCCACTGGCTAAGCCTGCTGTCGAGTTTGCCCTCTCATTAGCCGATCAAATTGCGGATCAATTGACATTGGAAAAGGAAGCCTCCAATGCTTGA
- a CDS encoding NAD(P)H-dependent flavin oxidoreductase: MSLPEMLKGRLSVPVVGSPLFIISNPDLVIAQCKAGVVGSFPALNARPIEVLEEWLKRITEELDAYNQANPDKPAAPFAVNQIVHKSNDRLMRDVELCAKYKVPITITSLGAREEVNDAMHSAGGIVIHDVINNRFAKKAIEKGADGIIAVASGAGGHAGTLSPFALIQEIREWFDGFLLLSGSIGTGDAVLAAQAMGADMAYIGSAFIATKEANASEAYKQGIVDSSADDIVYTNLFTGIHGNYLKPSILNAGLDPDNLPESDPSKMNFGSGGNTKAKAWKDIWGCGQGINAVKEVPTAGELVARLKKEYDTARERLLNL; the protein is encoded by the coding sequence ATGTCGTTGCCGGAAATGCTGAAAGGGAGATTATCAGTACCTGTGGTCGGTTCCCCTTTATTTATCATCTCTAATCCAGATCTAGTTATTGCGCAGTGCAAGGCAGGTGTTGTTGGATCATTCCCAGCCCTGAACGCTCGCCCAATCGAAGTTTTGGAAGAATGGCTAAAGCGGATCACTGAGGAGTTGGATGCCTATAACCAGGCTAATCCAGACAAGCCAGCAGCTCCTTTTGCGGTTAATCAGATTGTGCACAAATCAAATGATCGTTTGATGCGTGATGTCGAGCTTTGCGCCAAATACAAGGTGCCTATTACCATTACGTCTCTGGGCGCTCGTGAAGAGGTTAATGATGCGATGCATTCAGCTGGCGGCATCGTAATTCATGATGTGATCAATAATCGGTTTGCTAAAAAAGCAATTGAAAAAGGGGCGGATGGTATCATCGCGGTTGCGTCTGGTGCTGGCGGGCATGCGGGAACGCTGTCACCATTTGCGCTTATTCAGGAAATTCGAGAATGGTTTGATGGGTTTTTATTGTTGAGTGGTTCCATTGGAACCGGTGACGCTGTTTTGGCAGCTCAGGCAATGGGGGCGGATATGGCCTATATCGGATCTGCATTCATCGCAACAAAAGAAGCTAACGCAAGTGAGGCCTATAAGCAGGGGATCGTAGACAGCAGTGCAGACGATATCGTCTATACCAACCTCTTTACTGGTATCCACGGGAACTATCTAAAGCCTTCCATCCTGAATGCGGGACTGGATCCGGACAACTTGCCTGAGAGTGATCCGAGTAAAATGAACTTTGGTTCTGGCGGTAACACGAAAGCGAAGGCCTGGAAGGATATCTGGGGATGTGGTCAGGGTATCAATGCTGTGAAGGAAGTGCCAACCGCAGGTGAGCTGGTCGCACGCCTCAAAAAAGAATATGACACTGCGCGTGAGCGCCTTTTGAACCTTTAA
- a CDS encoding flagellar basal body rod protein FlgC: MSVISSALAGLNASTRRIEVGASNLVNSQTVGKPGASGEEAAYRPVDAVQISGSGGGPEVVIRERDPANSLTYSPDHALASEEGYVESPNVDIATELVNNKLAQRTYEANLKSISTWDEMQETLLDIKS; this comes from the coding sequence ATGTCGGTTATCAGTTCCGCTTTGGCTGGCCTGAACGCATCAACCCGCCGCATAGAAGTCGGCGCCTCTAACCTGGTCAATTCACAGACCGTTGGAAAGCCAGGCGCTTCTGGTGAAGAAGCTGCCTACAGGCCCGTAGATGCTGTGCAAATAAGCGGTTCTGGCGGCGGCCCTGAAGTCGTAATTCGTGAACGTGATCCCGCGAACTCACTAACCTATTCACCAGATCACGCTTTGGCTTCTGAAGAAGGTTACGTAGAGAGTCCTAATGTGGACATAGCAACCGAGCTTGTGAACAACAAATTGGCTCAGCGCACCTATGAGGCCAATTTAAAATCCATTTCGACCTGGGATGAAATGCAGGAAACTCTGTTGGATATAAAATCCTGA